TTCGAGCACGACGGCGACTTCGAGCCGCTGGCGACGCGCGAGTACGACGTCCTCTTCCAGCTGAGCCTCGCGCCGGCCGGCGCCCTGCGGATGCGGGAGCTCAACGAGCGGATCCTCCTGAGCCAGCCCAGCCTGAGCCGGATGGTGGACCGGTTGGCCGGGCGCGGGCTCGTCCGCCGGGCGGCGGCGCCCGGGGACGGCCGCGGCGTGGTGGTCGAGCTGACCGCGGAGGGCGCCGAGCTGCAGCACCAGATCGGGCGGCGGCACGTCCGCTCGATCCGGTGCTACGTCGGCGGCGCGCTCGACGAGGCCGAGCTCGCCGAGCTGGCCCGGCTCACCCGCAAGCTGCGCGACGCCCAGCCCGGCCTCTGAACCCCCGCCCCGCGGGCACCCCGCGCCGCCGATGAGTTCTCACCGGCCCGCGGGTCAGTTGCTTTCGACAGCACGAAGGCCGGCACGAGAGGACGAGGCGATGAGAGAACTGGTGGTGAGCACGTTCGTCACCCTCGACGGCGTCATGCAGGCGCCCGGCGGACCCGGCGAGGACGACTCCGGAGGGTTCACCAAGGGCGGGTGGGCCGTGCCGTTCTGGGACGACGCGATCGACGCGTTCATGGACGAGTTCATGGCCGGGCCGTTCGACCTCGTCCTCGGGCGCACGACGTACGAGATCTTCTCGTCGTACTGGCCGAGCGCGACGGAGCCCGGCGCGGAGCAGCTCAACGCGGCGACGAAGTACGTCGCCTCCCGGGGCCGACCCGCCCTGGGGTGGCAGAAGGCGGTGCTCATGGAGGGCGACGTCGGCGAGTACGTCGCCGGCCTCAAGCAGGAGGACGGCCCCGAGCTCCAGGTCCACGGCAGCGCCGACCTGCTGCAGACCCTCATCCCCGCCGGGCTCGTCGACCGCTTCCGGGTGCTCACCTTCCCCCTCGTGGTGGGACCGGGGAAGCGGCTGTTCGGCCCCGGCACGGTGCCCGCGGCGTTCCGGCTGGTGAGCAACGCCGCCACCGGCACCGGCGTCACCCTCACCGTCTACGAACCGGCCGGCGACCCCACCACGGGGTCGTTCCCGCTCGAGTGAGGCACCCCGCCGCTCAGATGCTGTGCCGCATGGTCCGCACGCCCACCGTCAGGCCGAGGGCGGCGAGGAGCGCAGCCGCGACGGCGCCCTGCCACACGGCCGGGTCACCGAAGGCGCCGTTGAAGAGGGCCCGCTCGGCGTCGACCATGTAGGTCAGCGGGTTGACGGCGGAGAGCACCTCCATCCACCGGGGAGCCGTGTCGAGGGGCAGGAGCATCCCGGACAGGATCATCAGCGGGAAGATGAGGCCCTGCTGGACGGTCCAGAACATCCAGTCGCGCTCGCGGGCGGCGATGGCGAGGGCGTAGCTCAGGGCCCCGAGCCCCAGCCCGAACACCCCGAGGATGAGCAGCCCGACGACCATGCCGGGCAGGTCGGGCCGGAAGCCGAGCAGCGAGGCGACGCCGGTGATGACGACCGCCTGGACGACGAGCGGCACCATCTCCTTGAGCGCCCGGCCCACCATGAGCGCGGAGCGGGCGACGGGCGCCACGAGCATGCGCTCGTGCGAGCCGCCCTGGATCTCGAAGAGCAGGTTGGACCCGGTCATCGCCGTCCCGAACAGGGCGATCATGACGATGATGCCGGGGACGAACCACTGCAGTGAGTCTGCCAGCGGGAGGCCGGTCATGCCGCTGAGCAGCGGGCCGAAGAACGCGAGGAACACCAGCGGTTGCATGAGGGAGAAGACGAGGCTGAAGGGGTCCCGCAGGACCGGGCGCAGCTCGCGGACGAACACGTTGGCGGTGTCCTGGAGGACGCCGGAGGGGCGGGCCGTGGCGCCGAGGGCGGTGGTCATGAGCGGGCTCCGGACGTCTGGGAAGTGGTCGGGGAGGTGGTCGGGGAGGCGGGCGGCCCGGCAGCGGCACCATCGACGACCTCCTCGCCCGGCGCGGGGACGTCGTGGCGGTCCTCGCGCAGGCTGCGGCCGGTGAGGGTGAGGAAGACGTCGTCGAGCGTGGGACGGTCGAGCTCGACCGCGACGACGTCGGACCCGCCCTCCCGCAGCGCGGCGAGGAGCCCGGGCAGGACGCGGTCGCCGTGGTTGACGGCGGCGACGAGCCGGGTCCCCTCCGGCACGGGCGTCGTCACGACGGCGGCGTCGGCAGTCCCGGAGTCCTCGGCGGCGCGCCGGAGCACCTGGACGGCGCCGGTCGCGTCGCCGGTCACGGTGAGCGTGAGCCGGTCCCCGGCGAGCTCGGCCTTGAGGCGGGGCGCGGTGTCGTCGGCGATGATGCGGCCGTGGTCGACGACCATGACGCGCTCGGCGAACTGGTCCGCCTCGTCGAGGTAGTGGGTGGTGAGCACGAGCGTCATCTCGTACCGCTCGCGCAGCGCGAGGATGTGCTCCCACAGGTGGGCGCGGGACTGCGGGTCCAGGCCGGTCGAGGGCTCGTCGAGGAAGAGCAGGCGTGGGGTCGGGATGAGCCCCAGGGCGATGTCCACCCGGCGCCGCTGGCCGCCGGAGAGCTTCATCGTCGGCCGCTTGGCGACCTCACCGAGGTCGAGGACGTCGATGAGCTCGTCGACCCGCCGGCGCCGCTCGACGCGGCCGAGGCCGTAGAGGGCGCCCTGGCTGAGGAGCTCGTCGCGCACCCGGTAGTACTGGCCGGCCCCGTTCTTCTGGCCGATGTAGCCGATGCTCGCGCGGACCTGCGCCGGCTGCTCGGCGACGTCGTACCCGCACACGCGCGCGGTGCCGCCGGTGGGTTCAAGAAGTGTGGTGAGCATCCGTAGCGACGTCGACTTGCCGGCGCCGTTGGGTCCGAGGAACGCGGTGAGCGTCCCGGGCTCGATGTCCATCGTGAGGTCGTCGACGGCGACGACGGTGGTCTTCCCCGGTCCGGAGAAGTGCTTGCTCAGCCCGCGGGCGCTGATGATGGAAGTCATAGCGGGGACGCTAGGAGCCAATGCGGCCAGATCCTGTCCGGGGTGCGGCGTAGATTTTCGGACATGTCGGATCCGACGGCGCGTGCCCTGCGCCTGCTCTCCCTGCTGCAGACGCACCGGTTCTGGACGGGCGCCGAGCTGGCCCAGCGTCTGGGGGTCAGCGAGCGCACGCTGCGCCGCGACGTCGACCGCTTGCGCGAGCTGGACTACCGGGTCATCGCCCAGCCGGGCGCGGCGGGCGGGTACCAGCTGGAGAGCGGGAGCAACCTGCCGCCGCTCCTCCTCGACGACGACGAGGCCGTCGCCATCGCCGTCGGGCTGCGGACCGCCGCCGTGCAGGGGGTGGGCGACGGCGAGCAGACCTCGCTCAGCGCGCTGGCCAAGCTCGAGCAGCTCCTGCCGCGCAACCTCCGTCGCCGGGTGGCGGCCCTCCAGGAGCACACCATCCCCTCGGTGCGCCCCGACGCCCGCATCGCCGCGGCGGTGCTCGCGCAGCTGGCGCTCACCTGCCGGGACCACGAGCGCCTGCGGTTCCGGTACACCGACGCCGTCGGGACGGCCTCGGCCCGCCACGTGGAGCCGCACTCGCTCGTCCCGCACGACCGGCGGTGGTACTTCGTCGCGTGGGACGTCGACCGCGCCGACTGGCGCACGTTCCGGATCGACCGGATGGGGGAGCTGCAGGCGACGGGCGCCCGTTTCACGCCCCGGGAGCTCCCCGCCGTCGACGCCGCGGAGTTCGTCCGGGTCGCGCACCACAGCGTGCGGCACCGCTACGAGGCGGTGGTGCACCTGCGGGCCTCCCTCGACCAGGTGCGGGACTACTTCGGCCCGTGGTCGAGCGGCGCGCGGGATGCGGGCGACGGCACCGTGGACTGGCCGATCGGCGGCACGCTCGTCCCCGAGCTCCTCTCGGGGCTGCTGTGGATCCCTCCGGACATCCCCTGGACGATCACGTGCGCGCCGGAGGTCGCCGAGGCCCTGCGCGTCTTCGGGGTCCGGGTCGCCGAGGCGGTGTAGCGGCCGCGGTCCGGTCCGGCGACGTCGGCGCGTCCCACGCGCTCAGCCCGCGAGGAGCCCCCGGATGTCGTCGGCGCTCAGCGGCGAGGACATGAGGGCGTCGCCGTCGTCCATGACCCGGTCGAAGAGGTCCTGCTTGCGGGCCTTGAGCTCCATGACCTTCTCCTCGATCGTGCCCGCGGCCACGAGCCGGTAGACCATGACGGTCTTGTCCTGCCCGATGCGGTGGGCCCGGTCGACGGCCTGGGTCTCCACGGCCGGGTTCCACCACGGGTCGAGGACGAAGCAGTAGTCCGCCTCGGTGAGGTTGAGGCCGAAGCCGCCGGCCTTAAGGCTGATGAGGAAGACCGGGGCGCTGCCGGTCTTGAACTCCTCGATCCGCCGGGCGCGGTGCCGGGTGGTGCCGTCGAGGTAGCAGTAGTCCACGCCCATGGCGTCGAGGCGGTCACGGACGGTCTTGAGGAACGTCGTGAACTGGCTGAACACGAGGGCGCGGTGGCCCCCGCTGATGACCTCCTCGAGGTTCTCCATGAAGGCGTCCGCCTTGCTCGAGCTCACGCCCGCGTACTTGTCGTCGATGAGGGTGGGGTCGAGGCTCAGCTGCCGCAGCAGGGTGAGCGAGCGGAAGATGGTGAACCGGTTCTTGTCCATGTCGTCGATGAGGCCGAGGATCTTGCGCCGCTCGCGCTGGAGGTGGGTCTCGTAGATCCGGCGGTGCCGGGGGTTGAGCGTCACCGTGAGCACCTGCTCCTGCTTGGGCGGCAGCTCGGTGGCGACCTGCTCCTTGGTCCGGCGCCGGATGAACGGGCCGATCCGCCGGCGCAGCGTGCGCAGCAGCTCGGCGTCGCCCCCGCGTTCGATGGGGATGCGGTAAGTCTGCGCGAAGCGGTGCGGGTCGGGGAACATCCCCGGCGCCACGATGGAGAGCAGGGACCACAGGTCCATGAGGCTGTTCTCGAGCGGGGTGCCCGTGATGGCGAGCTTGAACGGCGCGGCCAGGGTGCGGGCGCACTGGTAGGTCTTCGCCTGGTGGTTCTTGACGAACTGGGCCTCGTCGAGGACCAGGCCACTCCAGGTGAGGGCCGCGTAGGCGTCGAAGTCGATGCGGAACAGCGCGTAGGAGGTGATGACGACGTCGGCGGCGGCGACGTGCTCCGCGAGCGGGACGCCGCTCTTGCCCTGCGTCTCGGCCACCGTCGCGACGTGCAGGCCGGGCGCGAACCGGGCGGCCTCGCTCGCCCAGCCGCCGACGACGCTGGTGGGGGCGACGACGAGCACCGGCGCGTCGAGCCGGCCCGCCTCGTGGGTGCGGCAGATCGCCGCGAGGGTCTGCAGCGTCTTCCCCAGGCCCATGTCGTCGGCGAGGATCCCGCCCAGGCCGGCGTCCATGAGGTGGCTCAGCCACCGGTACCCGTCCACCTGGTAGGGGCGCAGGTCCGCGTGCAGCGTCGACGGCACGGCGACCTCCTCGGCGCCGTCCGCGCCGAGGAGCCGCTCCACCCGGTCCTGCCAGCGCCAGCTCTGCTCCTCGACGATGCCGAGCTCGCTGAACTGCTCCCACAACCCGACGTGGAAGGTACTCATCCGCAGGCCCTCGGCGTCGGCGTCGGTGAGCTCGCGGGCCTCCTCGATGAGCCGGCGCAGCTGGTCGAGCTCGGGCCGGTCGATGGTGAAGTACGTGCCCGACTGCAGCACCAGGTGGCGCTCCCCGCGGGCGAGGGCGACGAAGAGCGCCCGGAACGGGATGCGCTCCCCGTCGAGCTCCACCTGGACCCCGAGGTCGAACCAGTCGGCGTCGTCGGTGTCGATCGCCGAGACCTTGATGACGGGCACGGAGTCGGAGTACCGGTACTCCGGCGGGGAGCCGACGACGTCGACGACCAGGCCCGGCAGCTCGCGCAGGGCGGGGACCACCTCCTCGGTGAAGACGGCGGCGTCGAAGCCCCGCAGCTCGGTGCGGGGCTCGAGCCGGCCGACCGGTGAGCGCAGGCGGGCGTCCCACGGCGCGGGCAGGGTGAGCCCGGCGAGCAGGCGTGCCTCCGCCCGGGCGTCGCGCAGGTCCTGGGCGGTCGGCTCGGTGCCGATGCCGACGTCGCGGGCGGCGTCGTCGTCGTAGCGGAACGCCCACGCCACGGTGAGGCCGTGGTCCGCGGTGTAGGTCAGCCGGACGACCAGCCGCGGGGGCGCCACCTGCGGCAGGTCCACCGACCCGTCGGGGGAGCCGACGGCGATGACGCGGCGGAGCCGGGGGTAGTACTCGCGGACGAACCGTTCGACGTCGTCGGCGGGGATCGACAGCGGTCCGCGGCCGATGAGCCGGGCGACGTCCTCGCCCACCCGCTCGGCGAGCGGCGCCAGCAGGAGCCCCGCCTCGCCGGCGGCGGAGAGCGGGTGGAGCCCGTCGGGCGGTTCGACGACGACGCCGTGGGCCGGCGTGCCCAGCAGGCTCACCCGCCCGGGGTGCTCGCCCAGCACGGGGGCCAGCGTCGCCGGGCCGTCGGGGTCGGTACGAGTGAGGCCGAGGCTGAGGTGGACGGGCCCGGGGGCCAGCCGGACGGGGCCGGGCAGCCCCTTGTCCGCCACGAGCGGGACACCGGCGTCGACGACGTCGTGCAGCAGCGGCCACAGCTCGGGACCGAACTCGTCGAGGAGGACGGCGTCCCCGTAGTAGTAGCCCGAGCTGCGCGCCCGGTGGGTGTGGGCCAGGGCGTTGAGGGCCGAGCGCTGCCGGTCGGGGTAGCGCCGGGCGTAGTCCGCCTCGAGCGTGCGCCAGGAGACGCCCTGCTTGACCCATCGCGCCTTCTTGCCGGGCAGGACCGGGCGGACCCGCAGCCGCAGCCCGGAGCCGCCCGTGCCCAG
The sequence above is a segment of the Georgenia faecalis genome. Coding sequences within it:
- a CDS encoding MarR family winged helix-turn-helix transcriptional regulator; its protein translation is MADDEPADGRPSGTRAAAEAWEELFRAQVALMRRFEHDGDFEPLATREYDVLFQLSLAPAGALRMRELNERILLSQPSLSRMVDRLAGRGLVRRAAAPGDGRGVVVELTAEGAELQHQIGRRHVRSIRCYVGGALDEAELAELARLTRKLRDAQPGL
- a CDS encoding dihydrofolate reductase family protein; amino-acid sequence: MRELVVSTFVTLDGVMQAPGGPGEDDSGGFTKGGWAVPFWDDAIDAFMDEFMAGPFDLVLGRTTYEIFSSYWPSATEPGAEQLNAATKYVASRGRPALGWQKAVLMEGDVGEYVAGLKQEDGPELQVHGSADLLQTLIPAGLVDRFRVLTFPLVVGPGKRLFGPGTVPAAFRLVSNAATGTGVTLTVYEPAGDPTTGSFPLE
- a CDS encoding ABC transporter permease, translated to MTTALGATARPSGVLQDTANVFVRELRPVLRDPFSLVFSLMQPLVFLAFFGPLLSGMTGLPLADSLQWFVPGIIVMIALFGTAMTGSNLLFEIQGGSHERMLVAPVARSALMVGRALKEMVPLVVQAVVITGVASLLGFRPDLPGMVVGLLILGVFGLGLGALSYALAIAARERDWMFWTVQQGLIFPLMILSGMLLPLDTAPRWMEVLSAVNPLTYMVDAERALFNGAFGDPAVWQGAVAAALLAALGLTVGVRTMRHSI
- a CDS encoding ATP-binding cassette domain-containing protein, with amino-acid sequence MTSIISARGLSKHFSGPGKTTVVAVDDLTMDIEPGTLTAFLGPNGAGKSTSLRMLTTLLEPTGGTARVCGYDVAEQPAQVRASIGYIGQKNGAGQYYRVRDELLSQGALYGLGRVERRRRVDELIDVLDLGEVAKRPTMKLSGGQRRRVDIALGLIPTPRLLFLDEPSTGLDPQSRAHLWEHILALRERYEMTLVLTTHYLDEADQFAERVMVVDHGRIIADDTAPRLKAELAGDRLTLTVTGDATGAVQVLRRAAEDSGTADAAVVTTPVPEGTRLVAAVNHGDRVLPGLLAALREGGSDVVAVELDRPTLDDVFLTLTGRSLREDRHDVPAPGEEVVDGAAAGPPASPTTSPTTSQTSGARS
- a CDS encoding helix-turn-helix transcriptional regulator, whose protein sequence is MSDPTARALRLLSLLQTHRFWTGAELAQRLGVSERTLRRDVDRLRELDYRVIAQPGAAGGYQLESGSNLPPLLLDDDEAVAIAVGLRTAAVQGVGDGEQTSLSALAKLEQLLPRNLRRRVAALQEHTIPSVRPDARIAAAVLAQLALTCRDHERLRFRYTDAVGTASARHVEPHSLVPHDRRWYFVAWDVDRADWRTFRIDRMGELQATGARFTPRELPAVDAAEFVRVAHHSVRHRYEAVVHLRASLDQVRDYFGPWSSGARDAGDGTVDWPIGGTLVPELLSGLLWIPPDIPWTITCAPEVAEALRVFGVRVAEAV
- a CDS encoding DEAD/DEAH box helicase, translating into MDPTPPDEWAHLPGDGEIRSALGAQTYERGAAYVRAGRVTNVHGNAGRGAILGTVAGSRPLPYQAIVLVGGASAGRSVFGRCTCPVQINCKHVAAVLIAAREEAGLFAGPPVPAWERALADAVRRDRAAEGDAVLGLLVEVVPGGTLGTGGSGLRLRVRPVLPGKKARWVKQGVSWRTLEADYARRYPDRQRSALNALAHTHRARSSGYYYGDAVLLDEFGPELWPLLHDVVDAGVPLVADKGLPGPVRLAPGPVHLSLGLTRTDPDGPATLAPVLGEHPGRVSLLGTPAHGVVVEPPDGLHPLSAAGEAGLLLAPLAERVGEDVARLIGRGPLSIPADDVERFVREYYPRLRRVIAVGSPDGSVDLPQVAPPRLVVRLTYTADHGLTVAWAFRYDDDAARDVGIGTEPTAQDLRDARAEARLLAGLTLPAPWDARLRSPVGRLEPRTELRGFDAAVFTEEVVPALRELPGLVVDVVGSPPEYRYSDSVPVIKVSAIDTDDADWFDLGVQVELDGERIPFRALFVALARGERHLVLQSGTYFTIDRPELDQLRRLIEEARELTDADAEGLRMSTFHVGLWEQFSELGIVEEQSWRWQDRVERLLGADGAEEVAVPSTLHADLRPYQVDGYRWLSHLMDAGLGGILADDMGLGKTLQTLAAICRTHEAGRLDAPVLVVAPTSVVGGWASEAARFAPGLHVATVAETQGKSGVPLAEHVAAADVVITSYALFRIDFDAYAALTWSGLVLDEAQFVKNHQAKTYQCARTLAAPFKLAITGTPLENSLMDLWSLLSIVAPGMFPDPHRFAQTYRIPIERGGDAELLRTLRRRIGPFIRRRTKEQVATELPPKQEQVLTVTLNPRHRRIYETHLQRERRKILGLIDDMDKNRFTIFRSLTLLRQLSLDPTLIDDKYAGVSSSKADAFMENLEEVISGGHRALVFSQFTTFLKTVRDRLDAMGVDYCYLDGTTRHRARRIEEFKTGSAPVFLISLKAGGFGLNLTEADYCFVLDPWWNPAVETQAVDRAHRIGQDKTVMVYRLVAAGTIEEKVMELKARKQDLFDRVMDDGDALMSSPLSADDIRGLLAG